Proteins co-encoded in one Maylandia zebra isolate NMK-2024a linkage group LG16, Mzebra_GT3a, whole genome shotgun sequence genomic window:
- the rmp64 gene encoding nucleolus and neural progenitor protein, with product MAVELWNRVNVPFPSAVSAVRVPFTAQTAADVETLLTERENVLKLLRSEMLQTEVRLLYELLYVLNNSYRGNKTFKALKQVEQCVNRLKNMKLDAALQELSDLCPNRIQRQLSIKDGQCVVPSQPTLEWICLKVLGAARLTSCTLRRCSRAFTLAKQQMKWEEFVILNVVITSMLSRLWVIFRGVLLALSGLYRQLLELLRDVARVQPMPFLTDFSLPADLAQFLGPSDALLLTKPAAHSRARQEKKQAAKKLPAEAKKTCAQKRKLKEDLGVAVIRGVGLAADRKSFFKLCRTFTEGKSTPKQTSRADRRHEFQKQVRDAASFSHLEIRVDEMIRWCKSQRMGKEKRLLTFLQLKCRQMKCLEAAGYNVQRKLQTFKKEACWASSPEGSAPKTLRSLASRRRVHGRIRFHTLRRLMMRGGVKRKEQAGRQTRARLSGDDLRSGTAREATCRSTVTHDDIDDIFASAGL from the exons ATGGCCGTGGAGCTCTGGAACAGAGTCAACGTCCCTTTTCCCAGCGCCGTGTCCGCTGTCCGCGTGCCCTTCACCGCACAGACAG ctgCAGACGTTGAAACGCTGCTGACGGAGCGCGAAAATGTGCTGAAGCTGCTCCGCAGTGAGATGCTTCAGACGGAGGTCAGGCTGCTGTACGAGCTGCTGTACGTCCTGAACAACAGCTACCGGGGCAACAAGACGTTCAAGGCACTGAAGCAG GTGGAGCAGTGTGTGAACCGGCTGAAGAACATGAAGCTCGATGCTGCTCTTCAGGAACTGTCAGATCTGTGTCCGAACAGGATCCAGAG gCAGCTGAGCATCAAGGACGGCCAGTGTGTCGTTCCCAGTCAGCCCACGCTGGAGTGGATCTGTCTCAAAGTGCTGGGGGCCGCTCGGCTGACGAGCTGCACGCTGCGTCGCTGCAGCAGAGCTTTCAC actCGCAAAGCAGCAGATGAAGTGGGAGGAGTTTGTCATCCTGAACGTGGTGATAACCAGCATGCTCAGCCGTCTGTG GGTGATTTTCCGTGGCGTGCTGCTCGCCCTGTCCGGCCTCTACCGGCAGCTCCTGGAGCTTCTCAGAGACGTAGCCCGAGTCCAGCCCATGCCCTTCCTCACAGACTTCTCCCTGCCAGCTGATCTGGCTCAGTTCCTCGGTCCCTCTGATGCTTTGTTATTGACCAAGCCTGCGGCGCACAGCAGAGCGCGGCAGGAAAAGAAGCAGGCAGCGAAGAAACTTCCAGCTGAAGCCAAGAAGACCTGCGCGCAGAAAAGAAAGCTCAAAGAAGACCTCGGCGTTGCAGTTATAAGAG GCGTCGGCCTCGCAGCAGACAGGAAGTCTTTTTTCAAGCTGTGCAGGACTTTCACAGAG GGCAAGTCGACGCCCAAACAAACGAGCAGAGCTGACAGGAGACACGAGTTCCAGAAGCAGGTGAGAGATGCTGCTTCTTTCTCACACCTGGAGATCCGTGTGGACGAGATGATTCGCTGGTGCAAATCCCAGAGGATGGGAAAGGAAAAACGCCTTTTAACCTTCCTGCAGTTAAAGTGCCGGCAGATGAAATGCCTGGAGGCAGCGGGCTACAA CGTCCAGAGGAAGCTGCAAACCTTCAAAAAGGAAGCTTGCTGGGCTTCATCTCCAGAAGGATCAGCGCCAAAGACCTTACGTTCGCTCGCCTCGAGGAGACGTGTCCACGGGAGAATTCGTTTTCATACTCTCAGGAGGCTTATGATGAGAGGCGGCGTAAAAAGGAAAGAGCAGGCGGGACGACAGACACGAGCTCGACTTAGCGGGGACGACCTGAGAAGCGGGACCGCTCGAGAGGCGACGTGTCGGAGCACGGTCACTCACGATGACATCGATGACATTTTTGCCTCTGCAGGTCTGTGA